In Salmonella enterica subsp. enterica serovar Typhimurium str. LT2, a single window of DNA contains:
- the ubiB gene encoding FMN reductase (similar to E. coli ferrisiderophore reductase; flavin reductase (NADPH:flavin oxidoreductase) (AAC76847.1); Blastp hit to AAC76847.1 (233 aa), 90% identity in aa 1 - 233): protein MTTLSCKVTSVEAITDTVYRVRLVPDAAFSFRAGQYLMVVMDERDKRPFSMASTPDEKGFIELHIGASELNLYAMAVMDRILKDREIVVDIPHGDAWLRDDEERPLILIAGGTGFSYVRSILLTALARNPARDVTIYWGGREEKHLYDLSELEALSVNHPNLRIEPVVEQPEEGWRGRTGTVLTAVLQDYGTLAGHDIYIAGRFEMAKIARDLFCHERNAREDRLFGDAFAFI, encoded by the coding sequence ATGACAACCTTAAGCTGTAAAGTGACCTCGGTAGAAGCTATCACCGATACCGTATATCGGGTTCGTTTAGTGCCGGACGCGGCGTTTTCATTCCGCGCTGGTCAGTATTTGATGGTCGTAATGGACGAGCGTGACAAACGCCCGTTTTCGATGGCTTCAACGCCGGACGAGAAAGGGTTTATTGAATTACACATTGGCGCCTCCGAGCTCAATCTGTATGCGATGGCGGTCATGGATCGGATTCTGAAAGACCGGGAAATCGTCGTCGATATTCCGCATGGCGACGCCTGGCTACGTGACGATGAAGAGCGTCCGTTGATTCTGATCGCGGGCGGTACGGGCTTTTCTTATGTGCGCTCCATCCTGTTGACGGCGTTAGCGCGCAACCCGGCCCGCGATGTTACCATTTACTGGGGCGGCCGCGAAGAAAAGCACCTCTATGATCTCTCTGAGCTGGAAGCACTCTCTGTTAACCATCCGAATTTGCGTATTGAACCTGTTGTCGAGCAGCCGGAAGAAGGCTGGCGTGGACGTACAGGAACGGTACTTACGGCGGTATTGCAGGATTATGGTACGCTGGCGGGGCACGATATTTATATTGCCGGACGTTTTGAGATGGCGAAAATCGCCCGCGATCTGTTCTGTCATGAGCGTAACGCGCGGGAAGATCGTCTGTTTGGCGATGCGTTCGCATTTATTTAA
- a CDS encoding putative outer membrane protein, translating into MKFKYALTSLALSVAILSSVPSTAFAIGGASGAKVDYQVQGKIGEVVMNPYDIAPLTAVIRNGGYQLRDVHVRIVPKENGQEIAYKVNNKYLLTYGGIPVFGLYPDYVNTVEVEYTSIQGSKTENVKESYKMYAPPAYIESAGTKEEQSALFTIDVKKVSPEFKDRLYLLNNTKDKSGNGTRTVWNNPTGGALEWNFTTANAIIDTSGDIRWFMNPSSIYDLKSIYRAGVMMGFKQN; encoded by the coding sequence ATGAAATTTAAATATGCTTTAACTTCTCTCGCATTATCTGTTGCAATTTTGTCATCAGTACCTTCTACTGCTTTCGCCATCGGCGGCGCCAGCGGCGCTAAAGTGGACTATCAGGTCCAGGGAAAAATTGGCGAAGTTGTTATGAACCCCTATGATATCGCGCCGCTAACCGCCGTTATTCGTAATGGCGGTTACCAGTTACGTGACGTGCATGTACGGATTGTACCCAAAGAAAATGGCCAGGAGATCGCGTATAAAGTTAATAATAAATACCTTTTAACGTATGGCGGTATTCCCGTCTTTGGTCTTTACCCGGATTATGTCAATACCGTTGAAGTTGAATATACAAGTATCCAGGGTAGTAAAACCGAAAATGTAAAAGAAAGCTATAAAATGTATGCACCGCCTGCCTATATTGAATCAGCGGGTACAAAAGAAGAACAATCAGCACTCTTTACTATCGATGTTAAAAAGGTTTCCCCAGAATTTAAAGATCGCTTGTATCTTTTGAATAATACGAAAGATAAGTCTGGGAATGGAACGCGTACTGTCTGGAACAACCCTACTGGGGGTGCATTAGAATGGAACTTCACTACAGCTAACGCTATTATCGACACCTCCGGTGATATTCGTTGGTTTATGAATCCAAGTTCAATTTATGATTTAAAGTCAATTTATCGTGCTGGCGTTATGATGGGCTTTAAACAAAACTAG